A region of the Thermoplasmata archaeon genome:
CTGCTGTAAATTTCTGGAAACTTGCAGATGATTATTATTTATTAAGAAGTGGAAGTACACAGAGAGCGGATGTTGGGGCTATTATTGTGTCTAAGAAAAAGTACAGAAAAGAGGAGATCAAAGATTTAAAAATCGCAATACCTGGCAGATCTTTCAGTGGTTACTTTTATTATCGCCTATTTTTCAATGCTAAAGAAGAAATAATTTTTAGATTTGATAAGATTATCGATGCTGTTTTAAATGATGAGGCAGATATTGGATTATTGATTCCAGGTCCAGCACTTACAAGTGCGTATGAAAAATTCGGGCTGAAAAAGGTTGCAGACGTGCTTGAAGAATGGATGAAAGAAGCAAACGGACTGCCAATGCCGATGGGCTCTTATGTAGTAAACAAAAAAAAGTTCAGTTATGATGAAGCACTGGAAATAAGAAAAACGTTTCAAGAATCAATAATATACGCACAATCACATAGTGCAAAAGCTTTCAACTATGCATTGCAATTTTCGAAAGGAGCAGATCCTGCAGCATTAAAATCTTTTATAGAAGGTTGCAAATTAATCTATGATATGGGCGAGACTGGAATAAATGCAATAAGAAAAGTTTACGAGATTTCGAAGAAGAGAGGGCTTATAGAAAATTTGCCTGATATAACCCCCGTATAAAATATTTGCATTGCATTTGAGTTAATATTTGCAATTTGTTGTTGAGATACTTTATAACGATGAGATTTTAAATGTGTTCAAACAGTAATGCATTATCAACCAGGTCATAAAACAAGAAAATATTAAATAGAAGAAACGGCATTGCAAAAATAATGAAGGCTGTCATTGTCAAGAATCCTGGAGACATAAACAGTGCCACTGTTGAAGATGTAGACATAGGCATGGTGCAGGGCATTTTAGTTAAAGTGAAATATGCAGGATTAAATCCTATTGATATAAATACAATTGCCAAAAAGACAAATTATGCGATTTCCCCAATACCTCATATTCCAGGTGCTGAATTTGTGGGAGAAGTGAAATATTCAGGCAAGTTCTCCAAAT
Encoded here:
- a CDS encoding MqnA/MqnD/SBP family protein gives rise to the protein RKVYHIVQLWWVYMEPTKNIINSYHYYDPVHAYFLVYGFLSGELKSKIKINPSYEEFDTLNRTLLENKNLDVSAVSAVNFWKLADDYYLLRSGSTQRADVGAIIVSKKKYRKEEIKDLKIAIPGRSFSGYFYYRLFFNAKEEIIFRFDKIIDAVLNDEADIGLLIPGPALTSAYEKFGLKKVADVLEEWMKEANGLPMPMGSYVVNKKKFSYDEALEIRKTFQESIIYAQSHSAKAFNYALQFSKGADPAALKSFIEGCKLIYDMGETGINAIRKVYEISKKRGLIENLPDITPV